Proteins found in one Actinokineospora alba genomic segment:
- a CDS encoding DEAD/DEAH box helicase: protein MGMIAADAATRLARCAAVFEPGEPARTGSVAFHGDLPDGVGASGELEIAEPHGETVTVPVVRLSVADAVPVLTRARRGSDAHPAAAFWGAAVLVGLQLVARGRIMPGVTENGFDAWRAGPLDPADAERLRELAAAMPAAARAIPVPGRTPLELPDAHTLVRGFVDAVADGMPRTAAAPLVAGGPLFAARTPTKAPKLRAWSDELSAGLDAGVRVSLRLEVPGDDYTSGAFHAVVQVHSLADPAVVVDVAKLWSDGGLGPSARIEVTLALRRAARVWPPLEPLLSRGVPDRLTLDDADVTDLFLQAPRLAAAGIDVHWPKELLTSISAKAVIGQTDQPPSNLRSLLGGDGVLSFDWQLALGDQPLTKTELDQLAETHRPVVRLRDQWVLVDPEIARKARDRELKPVSAVEALGVALAGTAEIDGERVEVVSSKWLDDLRARIADPDSGADAVAQPAALTATLRDYQLRGLRWLARMTSLGLGGCLADDMGLGKTITLIALHLHRQSEKDTQGPTLVVCPASLLGNWEREITRFAPGTPVRRYHGNARTLADDGFVLTTYGTMRMDAEQLGAHRWGLLVADEAQHVKNPSSSTAKALRTIPANARVALTGTPVENNLSELWAVLDWTTPGLLGTLGAFRARWAKPIEADRDEELARRLSRLVRPFLLRRRKSDPGIAPELPPKTETDQPVSLSHEQAALYTAVVRETMESIRQADGMARRGLVMKLITGLKQVCNHPAQYLKEPSAKLTGRSGKLELLDELFDTILAEDGSVLVFTQYVTMARLIERHLRERGIGAALLHGGTPIPRREQLVAEFTEGRFPVFLLSLKAAGTGLNLTRADHVVHYDRWWNPAVEDQATDRAYRIGQTRPVQVHRLIAEGTLEDRIAEMLGTKRDLADSILASGESALTELSDVDLAALVELRGGQ, encoded by the coding sequence ATGGGGATGATCGCGGCCGACGCCGCAACCCGCCTCGCCCGGTGCGCGGCGGTGTTCGAGCCGGGCGAGCCCGCGCGGACCGGGTCCGTGGCCTTCCACGGCGACCTGCCCGACGGGGTCGGCGCGTCCGGCGAACTGGAGATCGCCGAGCCACACGGCGAGACGGTGACGGTGCCCGTCGTGCGGCTTTCCGTCGCCGACGCCGTGCCGGTGCTCACCCGCGCCCGGCGCGGATCCGACGCCCACCCGGCTGCCGCGTTCTGGGGCGCGGCCGTCCTGGTGGGCCTGCAGCTGGTGGCGCGCGGGCGGATCATGCCCGGCGTCACCGAGAACGGCTTCGACGCCTGGCGGGCGGGCCCGCTCGACCCCGCCGACGCCGAGCGCCTCCGCGAACTGGCCGCCGCCATGCCCGCGGCGGCCCGGGCGATCCCCGTACCTGGGCGCACCCCGCTGGAACTGCCCGACGCGCACACCCTGGTCCGTGGGTTCGTCGACGCGGTGGCCGATGGCATGCCGCGCACCGCCGCGGCGCCGCTGGTGGCGGGCGGCCCGCTGTTCGCCGCCCGGACGCCGACCAAGGCGCCCAAGCTGAGGGCGTGGTCCGACGAGCTGTCGGCAGGCCTCGACGCGGGTGTCCGGGTGTCGCTGCGGCTGGAAGTGCCCGGCGACGACTACACCTCAGGCGCCTTCCACGCAGTCGTCCAAGTCCACTCGCTCGCCGACCCGGCCGTCGTGGTGGACGTGGCGAAACTGTGGTCGGACGGCGGACTCGGCCCCTCGGCCCGCATCGAGGTCACCCTCGCGCTGCGCCGCGCGGCGCGGGTGTGGCCGCCGCTGGAACCGTTGCTGTCCCGGGGCGTCCCCGACCGGCTCACCCTCGACGACGCCGACGTCACCGACCTGTTCCTCCAGGCCCCGCGCCTGGCCGCGGCCGGGATCGATGTGCACTGGCCCAAGGAACTGCTGACGTCGATCTCGGCGAAGGCGGTCATCGGCCAGACCGACCAGCCGCCGTCGAACCTGCGCTCCCTGCTCGGCGGCGACGGTGTGCTGTCGTTCGACTGGCAGCTCGCCCTCGGCGACCAGCCGCTGACCAAGACCGAACTCGACCAGCTCGCCGAGACGCACCGCCCGGTGGTGCGGCTGCGCGACCAGTGGGTCCTGGTCGACCCGGAGATCGCCCGCAAGGCGCGTGATCGCGAGCTGAAGCCGGTCAGCGCGGTGGAGGCTCTCGGTGTCGCGCTCGCGGGCACCGCTGAGATCGACGGCGAACGGGTCGAGGTCGTCAGCAGCAAGTGGCTCGACGACCTGCGGGCGCGCATCGCCGATCCCGACAGCGGCGCCGACGCCGTGGCCCAGCCCGCCGCGCTCACCGCGACGCTGCGCGATTACCAGCTGCGCGGCCTGCGGTGGCTGGCCCGGATGACCTCGCTCGGCCTTGGCGGCTGTCTCGCCGATGACATGGGGCTGGGCAAGACGATCACGCTGATCGCCCTGCACCTGCACCGGCAGTCCGAAAAGGACACGCAGGGGCCGACGCTGGTCGTGTGCCCGGCATCGCTGCTGGGCAACTGGGAGCGTGAGATCACCAGGTTCGCGCCGGGGACGCCGGTCCGCCGCTACCACGGCAATGCCCGCACTCTGGCCGACGACGGATTCGTCCTGACCACCTACGGCACCATGCGGATGGACGCCGAACAGTTGGGCGCGCACCGCTGGGGCCTGCTGGTCGCCGACGAAGCCCAGCACGTGAAGAACCCGTCGTCCAGCACGGCCAAGGCATTGCGGACGATCCCCGCCAACGCGCGGGTCGCGTTGACCGGCACGCCCGTGGAGAACAACCTGTCCGAGCTGTGGGCGGTCCTCGACTGGACCACACCCGGGCTGCTCGGCACCCTCGGCGCGTTCCGCGCCCGCTGGGCCAAGCCGATCGAAGCCGACCGCGACGAGGAACTCGCGCGGCGGCTGTCCCGCCTGGTGCGGCCGTTCCTGTTGCGGCGGCGCAAGTCCGACCCGGGCATCGCACCCGAGTTGCCGCCCAAGACTGAGACCGACCAACCGGTGTCGCTCAGCCACGAACAGGCCGCGCTCTACACCGCCGTGGTGCGCGAGACGATGGAGAGCATCCGGCAAGCCGACGGGATGGCCCGGCGCGGGCTGGTGATGAAGCTGATCACCGGGCTCAAGCAGGTCTGCAACCATCCCGCGCAGTACCTCAAGGAACCGTCGGCGAAGTTGACCGGCCGGTCCGGCAAGCTCGAGCTGCTCGACGAACTGTTCGACACCATCCTCGCCGAGGACGGCTCGGTCCTGGTCTTCACCCAGTACGTGACCATGGCCCGGCTGATCGAGCGGCACCTGCGCGAACGCGGCATCGGCGCCGCGCTGCTGCACGGCGGCACCCCGATCCCGCGCCGTGAACAACTGGTCGCCGAGTTCACCGAGGGCAGGTTCCCGGTGTTCCTGCTGTCGCTGAAGGCGGCGGGCACCGGACTCAACCTGACCCGCGCCGACCACGTCGTGCACTACGACCGCTGGTGGAACCCGGCGGTCGAGGACCAGGCGACGGACCGGGCATACCGGATCGGGCAGACCCGGCCGGTGCAGGTGCACCGGCTCATCGCCGAGGGAACACTGGAGGACCGCATCGCCGAAATGCTCGGCACCAAGCGAGACCTGGCCGACTCGATCCTCGCCTCCGGCGAGTCCGCGCTGACCGAGCTGTCCGATGTGGACCTGGCGGCGCTGGTGGAACTGCGGGGTGGCCAGTGA
- a CDS encoding SWIM zinc finger family protein: MEDSALDEQQLRQGRKYAYTGYVGSITVSPGRLAATVRDYEDDTSYQTVMRLEPLSDAEWRRFLDQIAVKAGHIAALLDRDMPAELVDAAGDAGVRLLPDIGDLDPECSCPGWEMPCRHAAALAYQVSWLLDADPFVLLLLRGKDEAELLGDLHGRSAPPATELAVDVFARRQQALPEPPPIPDGKPTVLSVPPAEGVDPEALELLATDAATRAREMLTGDVPDLARRPDAIRYAATYPAAEARLRSVEGLDRAVAAWRNGGEQGLRVLETSWQPPAASRARADDALAAVAEGSVIASRNHWTVGEVQLRLGRDERWYPYRDQGGEWWPVAPPQADVAAALIAVLA, translated from the coding sequence ATGGAGGACTCGGCGCTCGACGAGCAGCAGCTGCGGCAGGGGCGCAAGTACGCGTACACGGGGTACGTCGGGTCGATCACGGTGAGCCCTGGTCGGCTGGCGGCGACTGTGCGCGACTATGAGGACGACACGTCGTATCAGACCGTGATGCGGCTGGAACCGTTGTCTGATGCGGAATGGCGGCGCTTTCTTGATCAGATCGCGGTGAAGGCTGGGCATATCGCTGCTCTGCTTGATCGGGACATGCCTGCCGAACTGGTGGACGCTGCCGGCGATGCGGGGGTGCGGTTGCTGCCGGATATCGGTGACCTTGATCCGGAGTGTTCGTGTCCCGGCTGGGAGATGCCGTGCCGTCATGCGGCAGCCTTGGCGTATCAGGTGTCTTGGCTGTTGGACGCAGATCCGTTTGTGCTGCTCCTGTTGCGCGGCAAGGATGAAGCGGAACTCCTGGGCGACCTGCATGGTCGCTCCGCCCCTCCCGCAACGGAACTGGCGGTGGACGTCTTCGCCCGCAGGCAGCAGGCGTTGCCGGAACCGCCACCGATTCCCGACGGCAAGCCGACCGTGTTGTCGGTTCCGCCTGCCGAGGGCGTTGATCCGGAAGCCCTGGAACTACTCGCCACGGACGCGGCCACCCGCGCCCGCGAGATGCTGACCGGCGACGTCCCCGACCTCGCGCGCAGACCGGACGCGATCCGCTACGCGGCAACCTATCCGGCCGCGGAAGCTCGGCTGCGGTCTGTTGAGGGGCTTGATAGGGCGGTCGCTGCTTGGCGCAATGGTGGGGAGCAGGGGTTGCGGGTGTTGGAGACTTCCTGGCAGCCGCCTGCGGCTTCCCGTGCTCGGGCGGATGATGCTTTGGCCGCTGTCGCGGAAGGTTCCGTTATTGCGTCCCGCAACCACTGGACTGTGGGGGAGGTGCAGCTTCGGCTGGGGCGGGATGAGCGGTGGTATCCGTATCGGGATCAGGGTGGCGAGTGGTGGCCTGTGGCTCCGCCGCAGGCTGATGTCGCTGCTGCCTTGATCGCCGTGCTGGCCTGA
- the cobJ gene encoding precorrin-3B C(17)-methyltransferase — MTGTLYGVGLGPGDPELMTVKAARLIGEADVIAYHSARHGKSIARGVAAQYLREGQIEEQLVYPLTVETTDHPGGYAGAMAEFYEQSAARLAVHLDAGRNVVVLAEGDPLFYGSYMHMHKRLCDRYKTEVVPGVTSVSAAAAVLGRPLVEGEEVLTVLPGTLPEEDLARHLAATDSAAVMKLGRTFGKVRAAFEAAGKLDRALYVERATWDQGRSMPLSEVDPTTVPYFSLALLPSPINDGVAGQAAAPVTSESVGEVVVVGTGPAGRPWLTPEAQDALATADDLVGYVTYLDRVPPNPRQRRHASDNQVEAERAAFALDLAKRGRRVAVVSSGDPGVFAMAAAVLEVASDPQWTDVPVRILPGLTAAQAVASRVGAPLGHDFCTISLSDRLKPWEVITKRLDAVAAADLVIAIYNPASKSRTWQLGEARDLLLKHRKPDTPVVIGRDVGGPEETIRIVRLEDLDPTTVDMRCLLLIGSSQTRVVTRGNGTQAVFTPRTYPG, encoded by the coding sequence ATGACGGGCACCCTATACGGCGTCGGCCTCGGCCCCGGCGACCCGGAATTGATGACGGTCAAGGCCGCGCGCCTGATCGGCGAAGCCGACGTGATCGCCTACCACAGCGCCCGCCACGGCAAGTCCATCGCGCGTGGCGTGGCCGCGCAGTACCTGCGGGAAGGGCAGATCGAGGAACAGCTCGTCTATCCGCTCACCGTCGAGACCACGGACCATCCGGGTGGCTACGCCGGCGCCATGGCCGAGTTCTACGAACAGAGCGCCGCCCGACTGGCGGTCCACCTGGACGCGGGCCGGAATGTCGTGGTGCTGGCGGAGGGCGACCCGCTGTTCTACGGCTCGTACATGCACATGCACAAGCGCCTGTGCGACCGCTACAAGACCGAGGTAGTCCCCGGCGTCACGTCGGTAAGCGCGGCGGCGGCGGTGCTGGGTCGGCCGCTGGTCGAGGGCGAAGAAGTCCTGACCGTACTGCCCGGAACCCTGCCCGAGGAGGATCTAGCCCGACACCTCGCGGCCACGGACTCGGCAGCGGTGATGAAGCTGGGCCGCACCTTCGGCAAGGTCCGCGCCGCTTTCGAGGCGGCAGGCAAACTCGACCGCGCACTGTATGTGGAGCGGGCGACCTGGGACCAGGGCCGCAGCATGCCCCTGTCCGAAGTGGACCCGACAACGGTGCCGTACTTCTCGCTGGCGCTGCTCCCCAGCCCGATCAACGACGGGGTTGCCGGCCAGGCAGCCGCACCTGTGACGTCGGAGTCGGTCGGCGAGGTCGTCGTCGTGGGCACCGGCCCCGCCGGACGCCCGTGGCTCACCCCCGAGGCCCAAGACGCCTTGGCAACGGCTGACGACCTGGTCGGCTACGTCACCTACCTCGACCGTGTCCCACCCAACCCCCGCCAACGCAGGCACGCCTCCGACAACCAGGTCGAGGCGGAGCGCGCCGCGTTCGCCCTGGACCTGGCCAAGCGCGGCAGGCGCGTGGCGGTCGTCTCCTCGGGCGACCCAGGCGTGTTCGCCATGGCAGCGGCGGTCCTGGAGGTGGCAAGCGATCCACAGTGGACCGATGTGCCGGTGCGCATCCTCCCCGGCCTCACCGCCGCACAGGCGGTCGCCAGCCGGGTAGGCGCACCATTGGGACACGACTTCTGCACCATCTCCCTTTCTGACCGCCTCAAGCCCTGGGAAGTCATCACCAAACGCCTCGACGCGGTGGCGGCGGCAGACCTGGTGATCGCCATTTACAACCCGGCATCAAAATCCCGCACCTGGCAACTCGGCGAAGCAAGGGATCTACTACTCAAGCACCGCAAGCCCGACACCCCAGTAGTGATCGGCAGGGACGTGGGCGGCCCAGAGGAAACAATCCGCATTGTCCGACTGGAAGACCTGGACCCCACCACGGTGGACATGCGCTGCCTCCTCCTGATCGGCTCATCACAAACACGAGTGGTCACCCGAGGCAACGGGACCCAGGCCGTCTTCACCCCGCGCACCTACCCCGGCTAG
- a CDS encoding precorrin-8X methylmutase: MIDYIRDGAEIYRRSFATIRAEADLAGLPEDVARVAVRMIHACGMVDLVSDIAYSPDVVRAARKALLDGAPVLCDAHMVASGVTRKRLPADNEIICTLSDPTVPDLASTLDNTRSAAAMELWRDKLEGSVVAIGNAPTALFRLLEMIDEGAGKPAAVLGLPVGFIGAAESKEALAAHGSVPYLVVRGRRGGSAMAVAAINAIASEQE; encoded by the coding sequence TTGATCGACTACATCCGGGACGGCGCGGAGATCTACCGCCGCTCGTTCGCCACGATCCGGGCCGAGGCGGATCTCGCCGGGCTGCCCGAGGACGTGGCCCGCGTCGCGGTCCGCATGATCCACGCCTGCGGCATGGTCGACTTGGTGAGCGACATCGCCTACTCCCCCGACGTCGTCCGCGCGGCCCGTAAAGCCCTGCTCGACGGCGCCCCGGTCCTGTGCGACGCGCACATGGTCGCCTCCGGTGTCACGCGCAAGCGGTTGCCCGCGGACAACGAGATCATCTGCACCCTGTCGGACCCGACCGTCCCCGACCTGGCGTCCACTTTGGACAACACGCGCAGCGCGGCGGCGATGGAACTGTGGCGCGACAAGCTCGAGGGCTCGGTGGTGGCGATCGGCAACGCCCCGACCGCGCTGTTCCGCCTGCTGGAGATGATCGACGAGGGCGCGGGCAAGCCGGCAGCCGTGCTCGGCCTGCCGGTGGGCTTCATCGGGGCGGCGGAATCGAAGGAAGCTTTGGCGGCGCACGGAAGCGTGCCGTACCTGGTGGTTCGCGGGCGGCGGGGCGGCAGCGCCATGGCCGTGGCCGCGATCAACGCGATCGCGAGTGAGCAAGAATGA
- the cobN gene encoding cobaltochelatase subunit CobN: protein MILLLSTSDTDLLSARASGADYRLGNPARLGVDDLPALLDGVDVVIVRLLGGRRAWEEGLDALLAGTRPVVVLGGEAAPDAELMECSTAPVGVVAEAHSYLAHGGGDNLRELFHFLSDTLLLTGNGFAKPVELATWGPLEREPRRTEGPKIGILYYRAHHIAGNTAFVEALSCAVEDAGGQAVPVYCASLRTASEELLEVLGTVDALVVTVLAAGGTRPADAGAGGDDGAWDVGALAALDIPILQGLCLTSSRSTWEESDDGLSPLDTATQVAVPEFDGRIITVPFSFKEQDKDGLSVYVADPERAARVAGIAVKHATLRHVPAAERKIALMLSAYPTKHARIGNAVGLDTPASAIALLNAMKDAGYDVGDLPGVSAGDGDALIHALIEAGGQDPNWLTEKQLSGNPVRISAAEYGTWYETLPEDLRASMEEHWGPAPGTLFVDHSNDPEGEIVLAALQANNVVLIVQPPRGFGENPVAIYHDPDLPPSHHYLAAYRWVAGSFGAHAMIHLGKHGNLEWLPGKNLGMSASCGTDAALGDMPLIYPFLVNDPGEGTQAKRRAHATLVDHLVPPMARAESYGDTARLEQLLDEHSNIAAMDPAKLPAIRAQIWTLIQAAKLDHDLGLEDRPHDAEFDDFLLHVDGWLCEIKDVQIRDGLHTLGLAPTGAARVNLVNSMLRARQMWGGKASALPGLREALGLSEDGSETRTKTDEIDARALALVEAMETHDWSIDAAAQVTREVLGTENEAVTEVLTFAALEVVPRLAKTTDEIDHVLHALDGGYVPAGPSGSPLRGLINVLPTGRNFYSVDPKAIPSRLAWETGSAMAESLVDRYKTDTGEFPRSVGLSVWGTSAMRTAGDDIAEVLALMGVRPVWDEASRRVSGLEVISLEELGRPRIDVTVRISGFFRDAFPHVVYLLDDAVRLVAALEESEEDNYVRAHVLADNAKDERRATTRIFGSKPGAYGAGLLPLIDSHNWRDDSDLAEVYAVWGGFAYGRDLDGAPAREDMESAYKRIAVAAKNVDSREHDIADSDDYYQYHGGMIATVRALTGKAPAAYIGDSTRPESVRTRSLEEETNRVFRSRVVNPRWIEAMRRHGYKGAFELAATVDYLFGYDATTGVVADWMYDKLAQTYALDPENRKFLTESNPWALHGIAERLLEAAERKMWADPDPATLQQLQELYLQVEGDIEAGSE from the coding sequence ATGATCCTGCTCTTGTCGACCTCCGACACCGACCTGCTCTCGGCGCGTGCCAGCGGCGCCGACTACCGGCTCGGCAACCCCGCCCGCCTCGGCGTGGACGACCTGCCCGCCCTGCTCGACGGCGTCGACGTGGTCATCGTCCGCCTCCTCGGCGGCCGCCGGGCCTGGGAGGAAGGCCTCGACGCCCTGCTCGCCGGAACCCGCCCGGTCGTCGTCCTCGGCGGCGAGGCGGCACCGGACGCGGAGCTGATGGAGTGCTCGACCGCGCCCGTCGGCGTGGTCGCGGAGGCGCACAGCTACCTCGCGCACGGCGGCGGCGACAACCTTCGCGAACTCTTCCATTTCCTGTCCGATACCCTGCTGCTCACCGGCAACGGCTTCGCCAAGCCGGTCGAGCTGGCCACCTGGGGTCCGCTGGAACGTGAGCCGCGCCGAACCGAGGGGCCGAAGATCGGCATCCTCTACTACCGCGCCCACCACATCGCCGGGAACACCGCGTTCGTCGAGGCCCTCTCGTGCGCCGTCGAGGACGCGGGCGGCCAGGCCGTCCCGGTGTACTGCGCCTCGCTGCGCACCGCCTCCGAAGAGCTTCTCGAAGTGCTGGGGACGGTCGACGCCCTCGTGGTCACCGTGCTCGCCGCGGGCGGCACCCGCCCCGCCGACGCCGGTGCGGGCGGCGACGACGGCGCCTGGGACGTCGGCGCGCTGGCCGCGCTCGACATCCCGATCCTGCAGGGCCTGTGCCTGACGTCGAGCCGGTCCACCTGGGAGGAGAGCGACGACGGCCTGTCCCCGCTCGACACCGCGACCCAGGTCGCGGTGCCCGAGTTCGACGGCCGGATCATCACCGTCCCGTTCTCCTTCAAGGAGCAGGACAAGGACGGCCTGTCGGTCTACGTCGCTGACCCCGAGCGCGCCGCCCGCGTGGCGGGTATCGCGGTCAAGCACGCGACCCTGCGCCACGTCCCGGCGGCCGAGCGCAAGATCGCGCTGATGCTGTCGGCGTACCCGACCAAGCACGCCCGCATCGGCAACGCCGTCGGCCTCGACACCCCGGCCAGCGCGATCGCCCTGCTCAACGCCATGAAGGACGCCGGCTACGACGTCGGCGACCTGCCCGGTGTCTCGGCGGGCGACGGCGACGCGCTGATCCACGCGCTCATCGAGGCGGGCGGCCAGGACCCGAACTGGCTCACCGAGAAGCAGCTCTCCGGCAACCCGGTCCGCATCTCCGCCGCCGAGTACGGCACCTGGTACGAGACGCTGCCCGAGGACCTGCGCGCGTCGATGGAGGAGCACTGGGGCCCGGCACCGGGCACGCTGTTCGTCGACCACTCGAACGACCCCGAGGGGGAGATCGTCCTCGCGGCGCTGCAGGCGAACAACGTCGTGCTGATCGTGCAGCCGCCGCGCGGCTTCGGCGAGAACCCGGTCGCGATCTACCACGACCCGGACCTGCCGCCGAGCCACCACTACCTGGCCGCGTACCGCTGGGTCGCGGGCAGCTTCGGCGCCCACGCGATGATCCACCTCGGCAAGCACGGCAACCTGGAATGGCTGCCCGGCAAGAACCTCGGCATGTCCGCGTCCTGCGGGACTGACGCCGCGTTGGGCGACATGCCGCTGATCTACCCGTTCCTGGTCAACGACCCGGGCGAGGGCACCCAGGCCAAGCGCCGCGCCCACGCCACCCTGGTCGACCACCTGGTCCCGCCGATGGCCCGCGCCGAGAGCTATGGCGACACCGCCCGCCTGGAGCAGCTGCTCGACGAGCACTCCAACATCGCCGCGATGGACCCGGCGAAGCTGCCCGCGATCCGCGCCCAGATCTGGACGCTGATCCAGGCCGCCAAACTCGACCACGACCTCGGCCTGGAAGACCGCCCGCACGACGCCGAGTTCGACGACTTCCTGCTGCACGTCGACGGCTGGCTGTGCGAGATCAAGGACGTCCAGATCCGCGACGGCCTGCACACCCTCGGCCTCGCCCCGACCGGTGCGGCCCGAGTCAACCTGGTCAACTCGATGCTGCGTGCCCGCCAGATGTGGGGCGGCAAGGCGTCGGCGCTCCCCGGCCTGCGTGAGGCGCTCGGGCTCTCGGAGGACGGTTCGGAGACCCGCACCAAGACCGACGAGATCGACGCCCGGGCACTCGCCCTCGTCGAGGCGATGGAGACCCACGACTGGTCGATCGACGCGGCCGCCCAGGTCACCCGCGAGGTGCTCGGGACTGAGAACGAAGCTGTCACCGAGGTCCTGACCTTCGCCGCGCTGGAAGTCGTTCCCCGCTTGGCGAAGACCACCGACGAGATCGACCACGTCCTGCACGCCCTCGACGGCGGCTACGTCCCGGCGGGCCCGAGCGGCTCACCGCTGCGCGGTTTGATCAACGTGCTGCCGACTGGCCGCAACTTCTACTCCGTCGACCCGAAGGCGATCCCGAGCAGGCTCGCCTGGGAGACCGGCTCGGCCATGGCGGAGTCCCTTGTGGACCGCTACAAGACCGACACCGGCGAATTCCCGCGCTCGGTCGGCCTGTCGGTGTGGGGCACGTCGGCCATGCGCACGGCGGGTGACGACATCGCCGAAGTGTTGGCGCTGATGGGTGTCCGCCCGGTCTGGGACGAGGCGTCGCGGCGGGTCAGCGGCCTGGAAGTCATCTCCCTGGAGGAGCTGGGCCGCCCGCGCATCGACGTCACGGTCCGAATCTCCGGCTTCTTCCGCGACGCTTTCCCCCACGTCGTCTACCTCCTCGACGACGCCGTGCGGCTGGTGGCGGCCCTGGAAGAGTCCGAAGAGGACAACTACGTCCGCGCGCACGTGCTGGCGGACAACGCAAAAGACGAACGTCGCGCGACCACCCGCATCTTCGGCTCCAAGCCCGGCGCCTACGGCGCGGGCCTGCTTCCCCTGATCGACAGCCACAACTGGCGCGACGACTCGGACCTGGCCGAGGTCTACGCGGTCTGGGGTGGTTTCGCCTACGGCCGCGACCTCGACGGCGCCCCCGCCCGCGAGGACATGGAATCGGCCTACAAGCGCATCGCCGTGGCGGCCAAGAACGTCGACAGCCGCGAACACGACATCGCCGACTCCGACGATTACTACCAGTACCACGGCGGCATGATCGCCACCGTCCGCGCGCTCACCGGCAAGGCCCCCGCCGCCTACATCGGCGACAGCACCAGGCCGGAGTCGGTCCGCACCCGCTCCCTGGAGGAGGAGACCAACCGGGTCTTCCGCTCCAGGGTGGTCAACCCCCGCTGGATCGAAGCAATGCGCCGCCACGGCTACAAGGGCGCTTTCGAACTGGCGGCGACTGTCGACTACCTCTTCGGCTACGACGCGACGACGGGCGTGGTCGCGGACTGGATGTACGACAAACTGGCCCAGACCTACGCCCTGGACCCGGAGAACCGCAAGTTCCTCACCGAGTCGAACCCGTGGGCCCTGCACGGCATCGCGGAACGACTGCTGGAAGCAGCGGAACGCAAGATGTGGGCTGACCCCGACCCGGCCACCCTGCAGCAGCTCCAAGAGCTATACCTGCAGGTGGAGGGCGACATCGAAGCAGGCTCCGAGTAG
- the dapA gene encoding 4-hydroxy-tetrahydrodipicolinate synthase has protein sequence MELAGILVPLITPFTADDQVDRDALACLAHEVITDGATGIVALGTTAEVAALDPDERATVIDIVASVARERHVPLIVGAGGSATAASVRALNELTPDISAALTLVPPFTRPTEQGVIEHFRVLAKASPVPLVIYNVPYRTALTLSAETVLRIAEIPGVIGTKHSVGAIDATTIAIMNHRPDGFAVLAGDDVLAGPLLALGAEGGILASAHVRTAAYADLVDAWAKGDLDRARALGHRLADLSAALFAEPNPAVIKAVLHDQGRIATPAVRLPHLPASQTALESASGRLAFAIP, from the coding sequence ATGGAACTCGCCGGAATCCTCGTCCCGCTCATCACGCCCTTCACCGCCGACGACCAGGTCGACCGAGACGCCCTGGCCTGCCTGGCCCACGAAGTGATCACCGACGGAGCCACCGGCATCGTCGCCCTGGGCACCACAGCCGAGGTCGCGGCCCTTGATCCCGACGAACGCGCCACCGTCATCGACATTGTCGCGTCGGTTGCCCGGGAACGTCATGTTCCCCTGATCGTCGGCGCGGGCGGCAGCGCCACCGCCGCCTCGGTCCGCGCCCTCAACGAACTCACCCCCGACATCAGCGCCGCCCTCACCCTCGTCCCACCCTTCACCCGCCCCACCGAACAAGGCGTCATCGAACATTTCCGCGTCCTGGCGAAGGCCAGCCCAGTCCCACTCGTCATCTACAACGTCCCCTACCGGACAGCCCTCACCCTCTCCGCCGAAACAGTCCTCCGCATAGCCGAGATCCCCGGCGTCATCGGCACCAAGCACAGCGTCGGCGCGATCGACGCCACCACAATCGCGATCATGAACCACCGCCCGGACGGCTTCGCCGTGCTCGCGGGCGACGACGTCCTGGCCGGACCGCTGCTGGCCCTCGGCGCCGAAGGCGGCATCCTCGCCTCCGCCCACGTCCGCACCGCCGCCTACGCCGACCTGGTCGACGCCTGGGCCAAGGGCGACCTCGACCGGGCCCGCGCCCTTGGCCACCGATTGGCTGATCTCTCCGCCGCCCTGTTCGCCGAACCCAACCCCGCCGTGATCAAGGCCGTCCTGCACGACCAGGGCCGAATCGCCACCCCCGCGGTGCGTCTGCCACACCTTCCGGCCTCACAGACCGCGCTCGAGTCGGCGAGCGGACGACTGGCCTTCGCCATACCGTGA
- a CDS encoding hemerythrin domain-containing protein — MTDDVIELILADHRLFEDLFRDLRDDTNDRAKVLAELSTRLVAHAEAEEAEVYPALRKFKKVDAEEVEHGAEEHAEGHQALLALMEIEDTSSEDWEDHLQKLVEAVNHHLDEEERTILNDARETVPDERRAELGTKFVEAREERIAAGCGDLDYVRELAERTEDRIDE; from the coding sequence ATGACCGACGACGTGATCGAACTGATCCTCGCTGACCACCGGCTCTTCGAGGACCTGTTCCGGGACCTGCGGGACGACACGAATGACCGGGCGAAGGTGCTGGCCGAGCTGTCCACGCGACTGGTCGCGCACGCCGAGGCCGAGGAAGCTGAGGTCTACCCGGCGCTGCGGAAGTTCAAGAAGGTCGACGCCGAAGAGGTCGAGCACGGCGCGGAGGAACACGCCGAGGGCCACCAGGCGCTGCTGGCCCTGATGGAGATCGAGGACACCTCGTCGGAGGACTGGGAAGACCACCTGCAGAAGCTGGTCGAGGCGGTCAACCACCACCTCGACGAGGAGGAGCGGACGATCCTCAACGACGCCCGCGAGACCGTGCCCGACGAGCGGCGCGCCGAACTGGGGACGAAGTTCGTGGAGGCGCGCGAGGAGCGCATCGCCGCGGGGTGCGGGGACCTGGACTACGTCCGCGAACTGGCGGAGCGCACCGAGGACCGGATCGACGAGTGA